The genomic segment tttcATTTAGTTGGTGGtagaaaaaattacttttaaaatagaaaactatttttcttattttatgatctaaattttatttaaaatctaacatcttaaattttatattatattaacacaCTTTAATGAGaagttttctttataatttaattttttgggTAACCTAATCCTAAGAGGACTAATAATCATGTCTATGAGAGCTGGAaataatttaactatattaatCAATCCTACAAAGAATTATACAATGAAAAGTTTATAATCCAtgtgtaattaatttttaagcCATAAACCAACCAAACTgtcaacataaatatataaccACATACATAGTCACGATTTACCAAACACGATAATGAACAAATATAGGCATCATCATATCTATTAGAGGGGGGAgatatctaataaaaataacagattGATTAATTACaggtttaattaaattttaagttcatAATTTAtacacttttaattaaatttttattaaaaaatatatttttaattaattttttattgtttgatgttgtaattaattaaagtgATGTAATGATTATTCTGCACTTTCATTACTTACGACTTTTtttgtgaaaagtaaaaagtatttaggtaaaatttaagttttgtaTAAGTTTGAATATGTTCAATTaaatttgtatgaaaaaaaaattattttattgaaaattcaaaatctttatctttttcaataATGTCTCTATTGTTAATTGTAGTGATAGTGATGtaactatttagtttttataatttcaagTAGAATACCATAACATATACAATAAATGAAGTTTTGAAACCTTAATAatctttattaaaaacaatatagtttcattttgtaaattaaataataaaacaacaatCAAAATATGGATACCTGAAACAATGACAGTTGTAAAGATaattaagattttcaaatttcatttgtattattaataacactagtgcagcgaggggcttttaccgcggttgattttcactatacgtcgcggttcatgaaccgcggcatattcagccgcgatagtaagtcagacactttatgccgcggttctaaccgcggtatataggctgaggaatatgccgcggttgtctagGGAACCGCGgcctaaattcattttttttttaaaaaaaaattaaaaaaaaaattaaaaaatgcactatatgccgcggttgaaccgcggcatataggccGACGAGTATGCCGCGGTTAGTGTCAaaaccgcggccatatgtctcgttttttaaaaaaaaaaaaaagcacgatatgccgcggttgtggttagaaccgcggcatattccccttatatgccgcggttgtggttagaaccgcggcatattcccctgcagttttttaaaatagcaggtctgtttttgtgatatccactaccacaaaaacagacctgcatataaaaacatttacagaaattcaatttcaacataacaaacacatgttcaaatgtatttcaacatcaaataaagtagagagtctaagaaaattctatctaatcaaatgcattgtttaaatctaaatctaagagctattgtataatctaactatatacttcgcagcagcgttcctaatgaatagtagtgacttctcaggaactggtgtagtagtcttgaatctctgcaaaagacaattcattttaattagtgtatatgaattcaacatttgttaaaaaatcaaaatttgttaaagttaaatattaccgtttcccagcttcttgtgatgtgagaacgaacaatatgggtcatccaatacattacatagtatccacactcatatgacccattttgtctgttacactacaatatatcatcacagttgataatagttagtgaataacatttgttataaaacaattataacaaagtatgactttagcatatgtcaaaccttgagagaaatccaagcaatctttctactcttaacaattgatctcccgtccatcatcatacttgctggaatagaactgtatataaaaaaatgttttagcattcagttatataacaaagaaagtccaaacattgaggttcttaccaatcaattgcttgtctgagttgtgtgggaggaggcctgtgcaatgagcagaaccacaaagcatagttgtcttgcacagacataacaagaagttgccaatggcgcctgaaattcataataacgtaactattaaatattaaaatcacatatggaacattattatgttaacaaagttcacttacccggatatataaggcaaaaagtatattttcttgccccttcgAAAACTGCTTATCATTCTCGTGTTGATatgatcaaaatcatttgattcatgaatgtcttggggatcaatgaatccataatcatcagaacgccccaacttattagtgaccccagacatatacctgaaatcaaaaattaactttgatataaggatacttgatatataaatcaattttatatataaataattggtcatagacttacatcgtccatagttgaataattgaaatattcaactcttgtgttcccgacgcaagctcacggacatcttggctattaaggtatattgggacctcagagccatgcccaaatacattagcatcatactgaacctccaaaggcttatcatcaaggatgtcagcaagtagatgcaatgaagaaagagggtcatcctcagatagaggaatcttctgttgttcctgcgtctgttgttacatgaaaagataagataagttttgacatcaaaaacctttaaaattgagaagtgtaaagaagaatttcataccgaggggtcagaaactggtttaaccaaaaatttaggccaagtgataaacgacttatatgcttgttccacagtgaaaatctcttccgtggacagtggaaccgaggcatctggcatgatcatttcatccactgataccttcacctcatcctctaatagttgcataccatgacatacagtcgctgacctaaactctgttccacgagctaccagcaccatctcatcttcttctaaaatgtatagcagacatggactaccatcgtccatgtcatcctctgggatggctgatgcggaacaacttcctttgccgcttctccctgtcagagtaaatgttagattatataagagatagaaataattgcacataaatgtttattaagtttacctgtgggagggggagggaCCACATGTTCCTCTATAGGAGACTGCATCGGGCGCATGCTCTGAAACTGCTCCTGGTAGAGCATCtggaattcagccctcacctcGGCCTGATCTCCTGCATAAGGTCTTGTcggaccttttttgtgatctcttctgtcatcctttgtgtatcgctgtacgaatatgaaggctgacgagaagagctcccaaaataatcCGTAATGCCTACTCCAGGACCTGCAGCACGTacacgtccagggtgctcaggtcgtccaattgcagcagcaagaatatcctggcgaccctctggagtgaattggccttgggagctctgcttaaccaaggcgtcctgtaacattacaaaacaccattattctttaaatagtttaatgtagtatgtataatgacaatattcattattttaggaacaatgataacttacaattttttcagaaatctctcgtgcagtgtcggaagagtaggtgcccgatggtcgcatacgggccaacttccatttctcatgtctagacggtggagaaggaggctgaggagggctaccactctgagatggtggtatagcatctgccttttgcttgaggattttctcctcaagcttcctatacccaccacgagataataggtgggggtttttgttcttagcacttgttccttgtgctttgcttctaattgcctgtcacatacacattaattaatgagttcatatgatatatatttgttaatgaggaattgaataatatgaactacactaacctgccattcctctgacatccgactctctttaaaaacccgccaagtctcctcatcaatggacTTATATGCATTACATGGAgttttatgtttaaggtgtccaaagatgtaccttgatgtcaacttgcttttaaagtttctgaaattttctgcaacagttgacaaacacttatttctaagtgttgggacatttggaatgtcaaatgtcatctgaaaaaaacataataaagttgtattagtacaaaattatcaatataaacaaattataattcaaatgctattaactaacttaccaatatatcttGCCAAATAATGTTCCTATCACCCTcggacacatgatcaaaagatggaatgagaatgctaatcttattacgtgccactactccaaggtatgatcggaagtcatctgcatgggggccagttgccacacccgtggtgacattcacattcaccggagttctttcaccactatttttcctgattaatagttgtttcatcctagtgggtcctctagtggatctgggtgggggagcctcatcccctgaagaatgtggatgatcagccatatatctgtcaaaataaataacaacattaaattttctttcaagacttatgtaatatcatataaattaacaaaacatgtaatagtacagaaattgaaaattcatacataaagatatggattcatcatatgtatattccctcatcatgatctgaccgaattgcatgtacatcatcGTCAACTACAGATTGGTCATCCAActttgttgtagtttgaaatgaatggttgtcagcaatatcaatattaattagattgtcttcgttaacttcaatttgttttttgccttgaagagcaacataccaatggtcagacgaatgatctttgacataaaaaacttgagatggttgatgtaccatgataaacggttcgtctcgataacccaccttgcgaaaatcaaccagtgtcatacccgagtcatctattttcacaccactcttattgtcaaaccacttacacttgaacaatggaacggaaaacttggtgtaatcaacctcccatatctcttctattataccataatatctcattgatccaagtacatgagattgatcttttgatgtggaaaattgaagtgactcagcttctaaactgactccactattttgtactgtgcttttatcatccaaagtcttcgtatagaatgtgcaattattgacttcataacctgtacaacacacgacatcaaacttcaaaccatttgcaagccacaataaagtttcagaagaatgtggctctttgtcaatttcagatttgaaccaagacataaatgttttgttatgctccatcaattgccatttctctgattgtcttggatttttattcttaacaatggctttgtgtgcttccaaaaaagggatcacctcatctgtgttgttcaatatataaagatgcgcttgcaacaattctttgcgatcttttgtcaccacattgacacctcggatgcttttacttgtagaaaatttattcaaccatgctgtgcgaggaactcctattggattcgttgatgtcatgtaatctgaacaaaactcgatactttcttcagcaatatacctttcaatcatcgaaccttcaggatgatatggatttttaacgtaccctttcaaaatcttcatataacgctcaataggatacatccatcttaagtataccggtccgcacaacttgatttctctaaccaaatgaacaagtaaatgtaccatgatgtcaaaaaaagatggagggaaaaacatctctagttgacacaagatgataacaatctcgccttgaagttcatctaactttgtaggatcgatggctttactacatattgacgagaaaaatgaacacaacctgtttatggtgtgcctaacatttttgggcaaaattccacgaatagccaccggtaacaactgttgcattaagacgtgacaatcgtgagacttcatgccaacaagctttaagtcctgcattgacactaaactcttcatatttgaagagtatccttgtggtactttgatactctttaaacatacacaaaaacttatcttctcttgtctagacattgtgtaacaagcagggggcaaataagtacgtttaccaatctccttcggtgccaactcttctcggatattcatgtcaaccaaatccaaacgagcattcactccatcttttgtctttccctgaatgttgagtaatgtaccaatcaagctatcacacacattcttttctacatgcatcacatctatgcaatgtcgaacatctaactttgaccaatatggaagatcaaagaatttgatttcttcttccaaggggtcgttacagatgacttcttcgatgttttcccaaatacatgatgtattttattaactttttgaagaacttcaaggccagtaagtggatttggtgcttcgtccctctcttgatctccattgaatgctttttttaaccttcgatatggatgattacgttttagaaatctccgatgacgcagatacaccgtctttcttccatgtttcaattgatgagctgcagtgttttcttcacatataggacacgctttatgacccttgacactgtatcctgacaaattaccataagcaggaaagtcattaatggtgcaaaataacattgcacgcatcataaaagtctctgaagcgaatgcatcaaatatttcaaccccgtcaacccacaaaaccttcaagtcttcaactagtgggcttagataaacatctatgtcatttccaggctgctttggaccagatatcatcatagacaacatcatgtacttcctcttcatgcacaatgcaggagataagttgtaaattatcaatataactggccaacaactgtgattggtactcagattaccaaatgggttcattccatcagtggctaaagcaagcctaagatttctacactctttaccaaattcggggaattgtcgatcaatatttttccattgctttgaatcagctggatgacgaagcagcccgtcaatttttctctcatctgcatgccatctaagatttttagcatctttgggattcgcaaacaaacgcttaagtctgggcactattggaaggtaccaaactactttcaaagcagatccatttttttctatctgaccattatcttcactattgttttttgacttgtatcgtgataagccacattttggacactctgtcaaaaattcaaactctttcctatacaaaatgcagtcattgggacaagcatgtatccttttatactccatacccattggacaaagaattttcttcgcatcataattacgagtgggtagtgtatttccatctggcaacatttcattcaacaacgtcaacagttctgtaaaactcttatcagtccatccattgctcgccttcaaattcatgagccttaacaccgctgacaaacgtgtgaacttagttgaaccgacatacaaaggtgtttctgcatcagtcgacatcgtctcatacacatgagctttggcaaaattttctgctccaacatcgcggatcatgtcctccaatttgtcttcatccggtcgatcttcttccatggtggaatcagtaacatttacactttgagagtcagtgggaaaattcatttcttcgccgtgccagatccatgttgtatagcatcttagaaaaccatcacatataagatgttctctaatttgagttgcgttcaactttctctcattcaaacagttcacacaaggacatctaaacttcacttcatcattagttctcccctcattacgttgcgcaaattgtataaattcctctacacctctctcgtactcagcactaatacgtggtaaattaatccaatttcgatccatattcctaaatattacataaataatattttaaggtttataaataatacaagaactacaacacacattaccaaaactatagcaaaaatcatatcatacattaccaaaactataacaatttcatgcactatcaaaattaaagcaaaaattataccaaaactatagaaacttcatacattaccaaaactatagcattatgcaaaaattaatgaagcaatcacgttaaaaatgcaaatggacataaatacctggaagaggAACGGCGGCGGAGAGGGTGAAAAACGCAACAcaacggcggcggcggcggagaGGGTGAAAAACGCCAGAAAATCACGATTTTGAACGGCTAAAACTCGTTTTTAAAGTCAAAAACGaataatgaccgaacaattttgagtttaaacggttAAAAACGCAAAATCTGAGATGAAGGGTGGTTCGGAGGAAGAAGAAACGCGAAAACAGCGAGGAAGACGATGCACTGttccaagttttgttttttaactctgaacgggggaatctaccgcggttcactatTTAACCGCGGTATAAAAGGGTTATATGCTGCGGTTTAAcccccaaccgcggcatatactaatttaaaaaattatcagaaatggcatttttgaaattatattcaaactatatgccgcggttcagcgggcaaccgcggcataaacatcgaaatatttcaaatgaactttaaaataatttcatataggagaatatgccgcggttccccagagaaccgcggcatatacccctgaaACGTGTTCAACACAACTGTCTCCCCAACTGCCtttcagagaatttcagaagttacagtgggtatatgccgcggttctctggggaaccgcggcatataccccctgtaacttctgaaattctctgactggcagagaagttgagacgttgcaggggtatatgccgcggttccccagagaaccgcggcatataccccctgtaacttttcaaattctctgacccagtcagcacctgcaataaattggcagggtatatgccgcggttgtgcagagaaccgcggcatataccctgttatttaattttttattcatacgtggcgtcaaaggcaatggttgactggggtatatgccgcggttccccgtagaaccgcggcatatatgttcgttttatttacaaaactgccaccgcgcaccattatgctgcggttttcgttgaaccgcggcataatgtgcgctgtaaaaacccgattttttactagtgtaagTTTGTGGTATTCTTttggatttcaaaatcaaaCAGTTACATCATCTTAATTAACTAgaatcaattgaaaaatataaagattttggacattcaatataataataatttttaatatggacaaaactaaaattacttaaatttatgatgaacttaaaatttaattaagtttttttctttcatatggAGATATGTGTAAGTAATAAGGATTTAAAATATCACTCAAATCATcccattaataaaaatattaattgtcaaaatttaattgagacaattgaaaataattaaatttatttgagagataaatgtaattaaacctttaaaattaattaatctttaattaaattaagggCATGAGCGGTCACAATAAGCCATGCAAGTTTTAAATGAAGCACATGCTACCAAATTGAATTAAGTTGTGTACCATGATTAGAACACGTGTATTTAATAAGAGTTCACTTTCTTACAAATAATTAATCAGTTTATGAATGAAATCAACCATATGTTGGCGatgttaacaaaattttagGATACGAACCTAAATATAGTacaattagttaattaaattggCTAAATATACAGTCATAACTAACCacaaactttttcttaaaacaatTTATACCTATCAACTTGAATTGACTTTTACGTTATTAATGGTCAGTAAATGTGATTAAGGGATTCAGACTTTTTCAACAACGGTTtagttcaataaaaaaatgggTTAGAACCTAACATGATTCAATCcggttcaattttttttatatgggtCAATTTTCAATCCGGTTCACTCGGGTTGAACTcacctagtttaatttaattatttattattttgtgtttcaatattattagttaacatttttcttattatattgtaaatggggaataaagaaaaagatgtttcaagggagaaaaatattataaatttatccattcaaaactctaatcttataaatggataagtgacacaaaaattatcaatattttaaacttatttatttgttttttgagttttcttttaaattatatttgagttgtatgttaattttttattttgaattgtctttggagtttaacatcattttaaagtgaaattatttaaatttgaattacaaaaaaattgtaatttttttggatttaaaaaaagacttataattaagtgagctagtgaaCCAATCCGTTTAACCCAttaacccgtggtgggtcggactgagttcgaatttttttgactcgctaataaatgagtcaggTTGGGTTATCTCACTAATTGCCAACCCGTGGTGGTCCAAGCCGGGTTGGGCCGGGTGGCCTGTTTGACAACCCGTGTTAAAAGCAACTAAGTATGGTTATACTTCAActataatatgatatttagtTCAACAATAGATCATGCAAGATCTAAGTGTTCCATCTAAAAAGTATACAAAATTGTGCaatcttaatttatgtttaataaagCATGGATATGCCCAAATGATATGCACATATATTTAAGTTATCTTTAAACTACATGAAAACATATATATGGTTATTCTACCTTAGAGGAAATGTCTATTACTTTTGTTTgccaataaaatattttttcaataggTAGAGTTTTGGGCTAGTTCCTAGTCTATTTTAGGGGCTTCAACAGGTTAAAATCTAAAATAGTTGGTTTGGGAAGAAACTAAATATTTGAGGTTTGTTTTTgagtcatttgtgacttgtttaACCACTTAGATCACTAAAATTTGGTTTGTAACACGTAGAATTTGAGTTGTGAGCTTTTGAGTTGTTGGTTTAATTGAATGAATCTCATTTCTAACT from the Vigna angularis cultivar LongXiaoDou No.4 chromosome 3, ASM1680809v1, whole genome shotgun sequence genome contains:
- the LOC128196005 gene encoding uncharacterized protein LOC128196005; protein product: MLYQEQFQSMRPMQSPIEEHVVPPPPTGRSGKGSCSASAIPEDDMDDGSPCLLYILEEDEMVLVARGTEFRSATVCHGMQLLEDEVKVSVDEMIMPDASVPLSTEEIFTVEQAYKSFITWPKFLVKPVSDPSTQEQQKIPLSEDDPLSSLHLLADILDDKPLEVQYDANVFGHGSEVPIYLNSQDVRELASGTQELNISIIQLWTMYMSGVTNKLGRSDDYGFIDPQDIHESNDFDHINTRMISSFRRGKKIYFLPYISGRHWQLLVMSVQDNYALWFCSLHRPPPTQLRQAIDCSIPASMMMDGRSIVKSRKIAWISLKCNRQNGSYECGYYVMYWMTHIVRSHITRSWETRFKTTTPVPEKSLLFIRNAAAKYIVRLYNSS